A genomic region of Serinus canaria isolate serCan28SL12 chromosome 1A, serCan2020, whole genome shotgun sequence contains the following coding sequences:
- the ELFN2 gene encoding protein phosphatase 1 regulatory subunit 29: MRAPLQTMLCLGLWAAALLCLFSPGTVRGDCWLIEGDKGYVWLAICSQNQPPYETIPQHINSTVHDLRLNENKLKVVLYSSLNRFGNLTDLNLTKNEISYIEDGAFMGQSNLQVLQLGYNKLTNLTEGMLRGMARLQFLFVQHNLIELVTPTAFSECPSLISIDLSSNRLSRLEGNTFTSLSNLMVCELAGNPFNCDCSLYSFLNWLALFNNVTKNYDRLQCETPREFAGYPLLVPRPHHNRNAITIFQSMCRGGTIPSLSRVNPTPYTPDSQRDLDEGSAISPGDFLSVKPPASSTTDSSFSPSIKLHDVTITSAILMVTIPMPYSKMYVLVQYNNSYVSDIATLKSKKEYVTVNKLKAHTDYTFCVASIRNNRRYNHTCLTFATRSKGREDPISSTSTTTHYIMTTLGCLFGMVIVLGVVYYCLRKRRMQEEKQKSLNVKKTILEMRYGSDIDTSTMVHPSQKLGEPPVIPVSRMSSIPSMIGEKLPPSKSIDAGMETPKVTTKGNYIEVRTGGGDGLERTQRDEDLRELDNGQGSAAEISTIAKEVDKVNQIINNCIDALKLDTASFLGGGTGVDSDMAFECQSIPAGSSSGLERPSFLSPPYKESSHHPLQRQLSADAAVARKTCSVSSSGSIKSAKVFSLDVPDHPPLSKSDSKYIEKGSPLNSPLDRLPLVSPSAIHHLEVKPSYHCSEHRHSFPALYYEESADTLSQRVSFLKPLSRSKRDSTYSQLSPRHYFSGYSSSPEYSSESTHKIWERFRPYKKHHREEVYMAAGHALRKKVQFAKDEDLHDILDYWKGVSAQQKL, from the coding sequence ATGAGGGCACCACTGCAGACCATGCTATGCCTGGGGTTGtgggcagctgccctgctctgcttgtTTTCCCCTGGCACCGTGCGAGGTGACTGCTGGCTGATTGAGGGGGACAAAGGGTATGTGTGGCTGGCCATCTGCAGCCAGAACCAGCCCCCGTATGAGACCATCCCTCAGCATATCAACAGCACGGTGCATGACTTGCGTCTGAACGAGAACAAGCTCAAGGTGGTGCTGTACTCCTCCCTCAACCGCTTTGGCAACCTGACTGATTTGAACCTGACCAAGAATGAGATCTCCTACATTGAGGATGGGGCTTTCATGGGTCAGTCAAACCTCCAGGTCCTACAGCTGGGCTACAACAAACTCACCAACCTGACAGAGGGCATGTTGCGGGGCATGGCTCGCCTCCAGTTCCTCTTTGTGCAGCATAACCTAATTGAGCTGGTCACCCCTACTGCCTTCTCTGAGTGCCCCAGCTTGATTAGCATTGACCTGTCATCCAACCGCCTCAGCCGTCTGGAGGGCAACACTTTTACCAGTTTGAGCAACCTGATGGTGTGCGAGCTGGCTGGCAACCCCTTCAACTGTGACTGTAGCCTCTACAGCTTCCTTAACTGGCTGGCTCTCTTCAACAACGTCACCAAGAACTATGACCGCCTCCAGTGTGAGACTCCACGGGAGTTTGCTGGGTATCCGCTTCTGGTGCCCCGGCCTCACCACAACCGCAATGCCATCACCATCTTCCAGTCCATGTGCAGAGGGGGCAccatcccctccctctccagggTCAATCCAACTCCTTACACACCTGACTCCCAGCGAGATCTGGATGAGGGGTCAGCCATCAGCCCTGGGGATTTCCTCTCAGTCAAGCCTCCAGCCTCTTCCACCACTGACTCCTCCTTCAGTCCCAGCATCAAGCTACATGATGTCACAATCACTTCAGCCATCCTGATGGTCACCATCCCCATGCCCTACAGTAAGATGTATGTGCTGGTCCAATACAACAACAGCTACGTTTCTGACATAGCAACACTGAAGAGCAAGAAGGAATATGTCACTGTCAACAAGCTGAAGGCCCACACTGATTATACATTCTGTGTGGCCTCTATCCGCAACAACAGGCGTTACAACCATACTTGCCTGACCTTTGCAACCCGGAGCAAAGGCAGGGAGGATCCTATTTCCAGCACTTCCACCACTACACACTATATTATGACCACCCTGGGTTGCCTCTTTGGGATGGTCATTGTCCTGGGGGTGGTGTACTACTGCCTGCGGAAGCGGAGGATGCAGGAGGAGAAACAGAAGTCACTCAATGTCAAAAAGACCATTCTAGAAATGCGTTATGGATCAGATATTGATACCAGTACCATGGTCCATCCTTCCCAGAAGCTGGGTGAGCCACCTGTCATTCCTGTCTCACGGATGTCCTCCATCCCTTCCATGATTGGGGAGAAGTTGCCCCCATCAAAGTCAATAGACGCTGGGATGGAGACTCCTAAAGTCACCACTAAAGGTAACTACATTGAGGTGCGGACAGGTGGTGGGGATGGGCTGGAGAGAACCCAGCGAGATGAGGACCTGAGGGAGCTTGACAATGGGCAAGGCTCAGCTGCTGAGATCTCTACTATAGCCAAGGAGGTAGACAAGGTCAACCAGATCATCAACAACTGTATTGATGCCCTCAAGCTGGACACAGCATCTTTCCTGGGTGGTGGGACTGGTGTTGACTCAGATATGGCCTTTGAGTGCCAGTCCATCCCAGCTGGTTCCTCAAGTGGGCTAGAGCGGCCCAGCTTTCTTTCCCCACCCTACAAGGAAAGCTCCCACCACCCTTTGCAGCGCCAGCTCAgtgctgatgctgctgtggcCAGAAAAACCTGCAGTGTCTCCTCTAGTGGCTCCATCAAGAGCGCCAAGGTCTTCAGCTTGGATGTGCCTGACCACCCACCACTCAGCAAGTCTGACTCCAAATACATTGAGAAGGGCAGCCCACTAAACAGCCCTTTGGATCGTCTTCCCTTGGTGTCTCCGAGCGCCATCCACCACTTGGAGGTCAAACCTTCTTACCATTGCAGTGAACACCGTCACTCCTTCCCGGCCCTGTACTATGAGGAAAGTGCTGACACCTTGAGCCAGCGAGTGTCATTCCTCAAGCCACTCTCCCGGTCCAAGCGAGACTCCACGtactcccagctctcccccagACACTACTTCTCGGGCTACTCCTCCAGCCCCGAGTACTCCTCAGAGAGCACCCACAAGATCTGGGAGCGATTCCGGCCTTACAAGAAGCACCACAGGGAGGAGGTTTACATGGCAGCTGGGCATGCCCTGCGGAAGAAAGTTCAATTTGCCAAGGACGAGGATCTGCATGACATCCTGGATTACTGGAAAGGAGTCTCTGCTCAGCAGAAGCTGTGA